One Bacteroidetes Order II. bacterium genomic window, CTTGAAGCCTTCAATAACGGCTACCAATTCCAGGATTATCCGGTGGCAGCTTGCTATGTCGTTGGGTAGTTCCATTGAAACACAAAAATAAACTATTTTTCAATGCCCGATAACAATTTTGGAATCAGGCTAACCAGTTACCTAAATTCTTTTTTTATGCCCATCGTGACCATAACTGGCGCCAGTCAAGGACTTGGAGCAGCCACTGCGTATGCATTTGCGCAAGAACCCAATGCCAAGCTGACCTTATTGGCACGTAACAAAATAAAATTAGATGCGGTTGCCCAAGCCTGCCGTGCGTTTGGGTGCGAAGCCGAGGCAATCGTCTGTGACGTGACGAATGAGGCAGAGGTACAAGAAGTTGCACAGTTTGTTTTGCAACGCTGGGGAGCAACCGATGTTTTAATCAATAATGCTGGATTATTTTTGCCTGGGCCGCTATTAGAAACTTCTTCCAAGGACTTTGAGCAACAGGTATTGGTTAATCTGACCAGTGCCTTTTATGTAACACAAGCCTTTTTGCCTGCCATGCAGGTCCAAAAACGGGGACACCTCTTTTTTATGGCCTCTATCGCTTCCCTACGGGCATATCCGGGTGGAGGCGCATACACCGCTGCCAAACATGGGCTTTTGGGATTGGCACGGGCATTTAGGGAAGAAACCAAGTCAGTAGGTATCAGGGTTACCACGCTCATGCCCGGCGCTACCCTCACACCCAGTTGGGACGGAGTGGATTTGCCAGAAGAGCGGTTTATGCGCCCCGAAGACATTGCCCAAACCATACGTAACATATGGCATTTATCGGACCGCTCAGTGGTCGAAGAGGTCATCCTTCGCCCCCAGTTAGGAGACATTTAATCTAGCTCTTCTTATTTTCACGCCCACGGAATATCTACAATTTCATAACATATGGCTGTCTCTTACCTCAAGTTCCTTATATAAAGCCCCTCTCCGAACACGTTTTTATTGCCTGGATAAATGGCTGCTGTGTGCCATAACATAATGCCTTCGGTATTGGAATGCCTCACCCTACAGTAGCGTACTCCAAAAGTATGGGTATATTTTGTTCCTGAAAACGCTTGCAATTCTGTCATAAGGTCTTAACTTGATACCTCCCTTCCCCATCCTGTTCATCCACTTAGCGTTGTTGAAAGATGTCAATCGTTCTTGGAAGTCCGGAAAAGCCTTATCGTGTTGCCATCATTGGGGCTGGCCCGGCCGGATTTTATACCGCCATCGAATTGCTTAAAAATACGTCTCACTATCTGTATGTAGATATGTTCGAGCGGCTACCAGCGCCCTTTGGCTTGGTTCGACATGGGGTAGCACCAGACCACCTGTCCATCAAAAACGTGACCAGTAAGTATTCCGCCATTTTTAGGTCAGACCGAGTACGGCTTTTTGGAAACGTCCATTATGGGAAAGACCTTTTTCATGAAGACCTGCGACATCTTTATGATGCGGTGGTCTATACTGTTGGTGCCCAGGCAGACCGCCAAATGGGTATTCCAGGCGAGTTCTTACCAGGAAGTTTATCTGCAACTGAATTTGTGGCTTGGTATAATGGCCACCCAGATTTCGTGTCCTTAAACCCGAATTTATCTGTTCCGTCGGTAGCAGTCATTGGAATGGGGAATGTTGCGTTAGATGTTGCCCGAATTCTGGCAAAATCTGGCGATGAGCTGCATCCAAGCGATATGGCTGAACATGCCCTAAACGCCCTAAGGGCCAGTCAGATTCGGGATATTTATATTCTTGGACGACGCGGGCCGATTCAGGCAAAATGGACCCTACCAGAACTGAAGGAAATGGAACATCTGGAAGTAGCCGATTTGGTGGTACAACAAGATGCAATGCTCTTGGATGCCCACAGCGAAAAAGAACGGATTACAGATAGGATCGCCGCCAAAAACTTTGCCCAACTTCAGGTATATGCGGCAAGACCCCTTGAAAATAAACTCCGAAGGGTACACTTTCGCTTTTGGGCCTCGCCCGTCGAGATTTGTGAAACCAATGGCTGGGCTTCGTGTTTGCGGGTAGAACAAACGCGCTTAGACGAAGCAGGAAAATTACGCGGAACGGGTCTCTTTGAAACCATTCCAGTGGGGATGGTCTTGCGTTCAGTCGGATATAAAGGTGTTGCCTTACCTGGCTTACCTTTTGATGAAGCCAATGGGGTGATCCCCAACCAAAAAGGCCGTATTTATAACCCAGAAACAGGACACTTTATTCCGCATGAATATGTGGCGGGTTGGATAAAACGAGGCGCAACGGGGGTTATTGGTACCAACAAAATGTGTGGCGTAGAGACGGCTCATTCTGTATTGGAAGACCTTCGCCAAGCCGCACAACGCGCCTATTCCCAAGAAGATGTCGCTGCATTGCTCCATCGCCGGAAAACTAAATTTCTTACGTTTAACGACTGGGAAATATTAGACGAGCACGAGAAAGAACAAGGCACTGCATCCGGACGGCCCCGTATTAAGGTTGTCGAGGCCGAAAAGGCATTAAAAATTGCCTCACGACGGAAGGGTGTGTGAGACACGAGTCGTTTCTATGGCCAGAAAGACTCCTTGTGCGGACGATGTATTTGTGTTCAAGAATTGAATGGGATGAACAGACACGTCCTCCTTTCCCCACTCATCCCGTTTTTTTGAAGGCGTCTCATAAAAAAAAGTGCAACGCAGGGTGTCTAAGTTGCACTTGTAGGTATTTGATTCCGTCTTAATAAAGCGTTATGGCCTGACCTCAGAGCGCTTTGGGGCCAATGACGCCATGTTTTTTGCCCACCTTTTCGAAAGCTGACAAAATAAAGTCCAAATCTTCGTTGGTATGCGAGGCCATATACGAAGTCCGCATCAGCGATTGCCCCGGAGGAACAGCGGGCGGAATGACCGCATTCACAAAAACGCCTTCCTCAAGCAAATCAGTCCAAAACTGGAAGCACGTCCACATATCACCCACAACTACTGGAATGACAGGCGATTGGCTTTTCCATACATTAAAGCCAAGTTCGGCAAAGCCTTTCCGCATATAATCTGAAATCTCCCAAAGACGATCCAAACGCCAGGTTTCTGTCTCCAAGATTTCGAGACACTTCAGCACCGTAGCCACGTTTGCAGGTGGCATAGAGGCACTAAAAATATGCGTGGAAGACGTATGCCGGATATATTCGATTACATCATAATCGCCCACACAAAAACCACCCAGCGAGGCGAAACTCTTCGAGAAGGTTCCTGTAGTAAGATGGCATTTATCTTCCAAATTAAAATAGGCCGCCGAGCCACGCCCACCCTCTCCAATCACCCCAAAAGCGTGGGCATCGTCTAATAAAAGGGCTGCCCCAAATTCCTCGGCCAGTGCAGCCAATTCTGGCACTTTTGCCACCGATCCACTCATGGAGAAAACACCGTCCGAGACAATGAGTTTGCCCACATGAGGATGCTCCTCACTCACCCGCTCTAATAACCGCCGCAGGTGCTTCATGTCATTGTGGTTGAACCGTTTTGTTTCTGCAAGCGAGACTTGTTGTCCAGCTACGATGCAGGCGTGATTGTCTTTATCGGAAAAAATAAAATCGCCTTTACTTGCCAAACTGGACAAAACGCCCTGATTGGTCATATACCCTGTAGAGTATAACACACAGGCCTCTTTGTTCATGTAGCGGGCCAATTTTTCTTCCAATTCAATATGGATGTCTAACGTTCCATTCAGAAAACGGCTACCCGTACACCCCGTCCCATATTTGTCTATGGCTTCTTTGGCTGCTGTTTTCACGCGAGGATCGGAGGTGAGTCCCAAATAATTATTGGAGCCTGCCATAATGATTTCGCGGCCATTTATCACGGCACGTGCGCCTTCGTTCCGTTGAATAGGACGAAAATAGGGGTATAAACCCGCACCTGTAACACGGGCATAATCGCCATCAGGGTCAAAAAAACGTTCCGCCTTTTTAAAAAGCGAGATATCATTACGGTTTCTTTGGGCAGCAAATTGGGCGTGCTTTTGCGTATCGGCCATAGCAAACTTCTAATGCAAAGGTGGGAAAGGAGGATACAAGAACATGAAATATAATGTGTTTCCACAATTAAGTTAATGACTTAATCAGGAAGAACGGACGAAGGCCATGGAATACAAGTTATGTACAGACCTTAAAATCTTCGGGACAAGGACAATATGGGCGTTCCAGAGATCGGCAGGAACGAAAGCGAAGGTTGGATTTCCGCCACATCAAAATCTTTGAGTTGGGCACTAATATAGGCCTCGGCAGTTGCCAGTGCCCACACGCCGGCCACCGACAAAATAGCAAATCCTGAATTTCGATAGTGGTAGTCTCGTACTTGTTTGAGCGGTGTTGAAGCAATGGGGCGTCCTTGTGCAATGGCGTCATAAGACGATTGCCACACGAGATAATCTGATTTGGTGGGGGTAAGACCTGCTGCAACCCGCTCTACATTGAGTTGATAGGCATGTGCCCTAAAATAGGAGCGGTACTGTCGGATAAAGTACACTGTAAACCCCGTAGCAGTTGTTACACCCGCCCAGACCACCGGAACCTTCCAGCGTTCGCGGTTATAGTATTGCCCTCCCCCCGGCAGGATGGCCCAACGTAACGTCATACGGGGGTTGGGAATCCATCTGGCTGAATCGGGCACGGCCATTCCCGATGCTGTCGGTGGTTCTATGTGCAATGAATCGGGCGTTTGCCCATGTAGCAGCGGTATCAAAGACACCCACAAAAACCAATATACAGAAAAGCAACGGAAAGGCATAAGGCGCTTATTTGTTCATGAGCAAGTCCATGATGCGCTCTAAATCATCTTGCGAGTAGTAGGCAATTTCTACACGTCCGGTTCCATCTTGTCGGTGTTTAATATCCACTTTTGTGCTCATATAAGTGCGCAAGCGATTGGTAAACTCATTTACCTGAAGTTCATCCACACTGGGTATGGCCGATGTCTCTGGTTCTTCTTCGGCTTCTTTCAGTTTTCGGAGATAGGCTCGGACGCGGTCTTCGGTATTTCGGACAGAAAGTGCCTGATCCTGAATCAACTTGAGGAAAGCCGCTTGCACCTGCGCATCGGGCAGCGGTAAAAGGGCACGTGCATGACCATTGGAGAGGGAACCATCGCGCAATGCGGCCTGAACTGTAGGTGGGAGTTTAAGAAGGCGTAGAAAATTGGTGATCGTAGAACGGTCTTTGCCCACTTTTTCGGCCACTTGTTCTTGTGTAAGACCACACTCCTCCATCAGACGGTTGTACCCCAGTGCCACATCAATCGGATTGAGGTCTTCGCGCTGCACGTTTTCCACAATGGCCATTTCCAGCATCGCCTCGGAGTCGGCCTCACGGATATAAGCAGGAATTTTGGATAAGCCCGCCCGCCGGGATGCCCGCCAGCGGCGTTCCCCAGAGATTAGTTCATACCCCTCGCCGTCTCCACCAGCCCGTACAGTAATCGGCTGAATAATGCCTAATTGCCGGATGGAAGAGGCCAGGTCTTCTAATGCCTGCTCGTCGAAGTCGCGGCGTGGTTGATAGGGATTGGGCCGAATCTGACTAATTTCGATCTCGGCCACGCGGCCCAAGGCCCGCGACTTGTCGTCGTATCGGTATAAGTGGGCTGCAACCGGGTTTTCGGCACCGGAAAGGACCTCATTACCGACAGGAGCATTTGGAAGGAGGGCGTTTAACCCCTTGCCAAGGGCTGGTTTCTTTGCCATAAAACTGAAAAGGATCGCGTTACGAGGTTACAAAGAGCCGCATCTTATGCTTCAGGCTCTTGGGCGGAGTGCTCGGCTGCTTTTGGGGTTGTTTTCCCCGCTGATGCCGTAAACTGGGCTAAGTTATTTTGGATAATTTCCTTTGATACCGCCATATAGTTTCGGGTCCCAATACTGGTTGCATCATATAAGATAACAGGTTTTCCAAAACTGGGCGCTTCCGAAATTCGGACATTTCGATGAATCATGGTGGTAAAAACCTTGTCTCCGAAGTAGCGCCGTACTTCCGAAGCCACTTGATTCGAGAGTCGGAGACGGGCATCAAACATCGTCAGCAAGACCCCTTCGATTTCGAGGGCCGGATTCAGGTTTTGGCGAACTAATTTGATGGTATTCAACAACTGACCCAATCCTTCTAAGGCAAAATACTCGGACTGTACCGGGATAATCACTGAATTTGAACCTGTCAAAGCATTCAGCGTGAGTAATCCCAACGAAGGCGGACAATCTATAATAATAAACTGGTATTGGGTTCGGAGTTGTTTGAGGGCTTTCAACAGCACATGCTCCCGCTCCGGCAAATCTATCATTTCCAATTCGGCCCCTACCAAGTTAATATGACTTGGAACCAGGTCTAAATGCGGCATCTCGGTTTGGAGCACCACTTCCTGCATCGGCACATTTCCAACCAGCACTTCATAAACCGATGTAGGGACTTCGCGCGGATTAACACCCAATGCCGAAGTAGAGTTTGCCTGCGGGTCCATATCAATCAGCACGGTTGCAAATTCCATGGCAGCCAATGACGAGGCAATATTAACCGCAGACGTTGTTTTCCCTACGCCGCCCTTTTGATTGGCGATGGCAATAACTTTTCCCATATGTGCTGTGCG contains:
- a CDS encoding ParB/RepB/Spo0J family partition protein yields the protein MAKKPALGKGLNALLPNAPVGNEVLSGAENPVAAHLYRYDDKSRALGRVAEIEISQIRPNPYQPRRDFDEQALEDLASSIRQLGIIQPITVRAGGDGEGYELISGERRWRASRRAGLSKIPAYIREADSEAMLEMAIVENVQREDLNPIDVALGYNRLMEECGLTQEQVAEKVGKDRSTITNFLRLLKLPPTVQAALRDGSLSNGHARALLPLPDAQVQAAFLKLIQDQALSVRNTEDRVRAYLRKLKEAEEEPETSAIPSVDELQVNEFTNRLRTYMSTKVDIKHRQDGTGRVEIAYYSQDDLERIMDLLMNK
- a CDS encoding SDR family oxidoreductase; its protein translation is MPIVTITGASQGLGAATAYAFAQEPNAKLTLLARNKIKLDAVAQACRAFGCEAEAIVCDVTNEAEVQEVAQFVLQRWGATDVLINNAGLFLPGPLLETSSKDFEQQVLVNLTSAFYVTQAFLPAMQVQKRGHLFFMASIASLRAYPGGGAYTAAKHGLLGLARAFREETKSVGIRVTTLMPGATLTPSWDGVDLPEERFMRPEDIAQTIRNIWHLSDRSVVEEVILRPQLGDI
- a CDS encoding ParA family protein; the encoded protein is MGKVIAIANQKGGVGKTTSAVNIASSLAAMEFATVLIDMDPQANSTSALGVNPREVPTSVYEVLVGNVPMQEVVLQTEMPHLDLVPSHINLVGAELEMIDLPEREHVLLKALKQLRTQYQFIIIDCPPSLGLLTLNALTGSNSVIIPVQSEYFALEGLGQLLNTIKLVRQNLNPALEIEGVLLTMFDARLRLSNQVASEVRRYFGDKVFTTMIHRNVRISEAPSFGKPVILYDATSIGTRNYMAVSKEIIQNNLAQFTASAGKTTPKAAEHSAQEPEA
- a CDS encoding aminotransferase class I/II-fold pyridoxal phosphate-dependent enzyme, whose amino-acid sequence is MADTQKHAQFAAQRNRNDISLFKKAERFFDPDGDYARVTGAGLYPYFRPIQRNEGARAVINGREIIMAGSNNYLGLTSDPRVKTAAKEAIDKYGTGCTGSRFLNGTLDIHIELEEKLARYMNKEACVLYSTGYMTNQGVLSSLASKGDFIFSDKDNHACIVAGQQVSLAETKRFNHNDMKHLRRLLERVSEEHPHVGKLIVSDGVFSMSGSVAKVPELAALAEEFGAALLLDDAHAFGVIGEGGRGSAAYFNLEDKCHLTTGTFSKSFASLGGFCVGDYDVIEYIRHTSSTHIFSASMPPANVATVLKCLEILETETWRLDRLWEISDYMRKGFAELGFNVWKSQSPVIPVVVGDMWTCFQFWTDLLEEGVFVNAVIPPAVPPGQSLMRTSYMASHTNEDLDFILSAFEKVGKKHGVIGPKAL
- a CDS encoding FAD-dependent oxidoreductase produces the protein MSIVLGSPEKPYRVAIIGAGPAGFYTAIELLKNTSHYLYVDMFERLPAPFGLVRHGVAPDHLSIKNVTSKYSAIFRSDRVRLFGNVHYGKDLFHEDLRHLYDAVVYTVGAQADRQMGIPGEFLPGSLSATEFVAWYNGHPDFVSLNPNLSVPSVAVIGMGNVALDVARILAKSGDELHPSDMAEHALNALRASQIRDIYILGRRGPIQAKWTLPELKEMEHLEVADLVVQQDAMLLDAHSEKERITDRIAAKNFAQLQVYAARPLENKLRRVHFRFWASPVEICETNGWASCLRVEQTRLDEAGKLRGTGLFETIPVGMVLRSVGYKGVALPGLPFDEANGVIPNQKGRIYNPETGHFIPHEYVAGWIKRGATGVIGTNKMCGVETAHSVLEDLRQAAQRAYSQEDVAALLHRRKTKFLTFNDWEILDEHEKEQGTASGRPRIKVVEAEKALKIASRRKGV